The Nonlabens sp. YIK11 genomic interval ACTAATTCTCCCATAATCGTTTAATAATAAATAGTTCGTTTTTTAGAAAAGCACCAAAAATCGGAATTATTTATTCTTTTCCTTTAAGGTCTGACGAAGTCATCGTCATCAAACCCCTTTTCTTTTGCCTCGATGTAGTTTCTCTCCCGGAACCCCTCGAGAAAAGTCTGCATCTGCATACGCATGGACTCAGTGCTACTCGTATGATAGTCCACTTGCTTTCGAATATTGTAATTTATTAAAGGATTATTTTTTACAATTATTCACATGATTGAAAATAAAACACTTAAATTAGCTTTGAACCAATAATATTTATAATATGAAAACAATTTTATTAACGATTACGTGTGTCGCACTATTCTGTAGCTTTACTTCCGTAAATTCGGTAGAAAGTATTGCGGTAGAACCTAACCAAGTTGAATCATTTGGTCCCACTGAGTGCTGTGATAAAACTGTAACTAAGGGGGAGCCAGGCACTGATGGGTATACTACTGCAACGGCGACGAGTTGTAATAGCAGCACTTCAAGTTCGGATTGGAATAAGGATCGTGCCTGTGAAGAAGCCCAGAGTAGAGCAGAAAAGGTTGTCGCTGTTCTTTCTCCATTTTAATAATCAAAACAATTCCTCATGAAAATTTTATTTTTACTTTTTACAATTCCCCTCTTGTCGTTTACCAATATTGAGAACACATCAGTAAACAATGAAACCTTATTAGATGGAGGGTCAACTTGCTGTACAAGATCTGGTTCTGTTGGAGAGCCTGGTACAGATGGATACTACAGCTTTAGTTATACCAGTTGTGTTACGGGAACTGGTGATACACAAACTGCTGCATGTTTACAAGCTCAAAGTAACGTTGACTCTGCCAAGAGACAGCTGTCTGTTATAATGGGGTAATGATAAAACTTAGAATTATGGGCATAGCATATAAAGGAACAATCAAAATAATTTTGGTGGTTTTCGCTTTATTTAGCACCTTCAACGCTGTCAGCCAAAATAGCATCGAGGTGATTTATCTCGACATATTGAAGGACCCTAGTGCTGATGGAGGTGCTACTCATGCATTTAATTCAAAACTTTTGTCAAACGGAAAGCACAGCGCTTTTTTTCATAAGTCTATAGATACAATGTTGCTCGGAACTCAGTCAGGGGTGACTGAGTTTCCAGAGGGCACGAAATACCACTTGAGATATTTGAAAGATTTGGATAAAAATATAATCAAGTATAAAAAACGATCGGGAAAAACAATATCAAGCATAATAGATACCGTCAGCTTTGATTTTCAATTTGGAAAAAATAAGAAGACGATTCTTGGTTATGAATGTAAACAAGCGGTTATAAGCTGGAGAGGTCGTTATCTAGAACTTTACTATGCTCCTGAGCTAAATTATTCAGATGGGCCATTCAAATTCCTTGGTCTTCCTGGATTAATACTATTAGTGGAAGACCCTCAAGGTATGGTATCAATGAGAGCTAAGTCAATTAATAAAAATTATACTGGTAAAATACCTACAAGTCTTGAAAAGTTCCAAAACCCTATCAGTTATTCAGAATTCGTGAGGAAGTATGATAAATTTAGAGTCGATCTGGTTAATAAAATGGGAGCGGAAACCCCTGGAACTACATTTAGTTTACCTTATAAGGAGATTGAAATTATTCATCCCGACCATATCGAATAACATCCCTGTCATTCTTATTGTTCTTTTATCACAAACATCATTCTCCCAAAAAATAAGAGTGACAAATAACTTTGAAGAACCTATTGCAGATGCTAAAATCATTGTTGAAAACGATTCTAAAGGCTTATTAGCCATACTGACTACTGACTCTAGTGGCGAGTCTTTTCTTGATGTTGAGGGTTCTGAGCTCATGTTTTTAGTAAGCCACCCTGCTTACAATAGTGAGAGGATTGAGTTTTCAAAAAGGGGCCAACAAGAAATTATAGAAATTAAGTTGTCCTATAAAAAGGAGATTCTCGATCAAGTTGTTTTAACAGCAAAAAAAAGTATTACAAAAAGTGGAGACACTACGATTATTCAAATTCCCTATTTCAAAAATAGCAATGACAGACGCTTTAGTGAGGTCTTGAAGCGAATACCCGGTCTTGAAGTGACTAAGCAGAATGAGATAAAGTTTAAAGGGCGAACAATAACAGATATTTTAATCAACGGGCAAAAATTATTTGACGCGGATTATAATTCTGCTGTAGATATTATGAACCCTAAAGACATGGTTCAGATTAAGATCATCGAAAACTACAACGATAATGAAGGATTTACTTCACAAAAGAAAACCAATGATATTGCTCTTGATGTTGATTACAATTCTGACGTTGTTTTCTCGGGGAGTGCTGGTTTAAACAAGGGAATAAGTCAAGAATATTCGCTAAGCACAAGTAACTTAGCGGTTACCAAGGGTATAACTAATTTTATCATTGCTGAAACTCAGAATCTTGGCAAATCTTCACTTACCAACAGAGCATTTACTCTCAAAACAAAAAAGAGCACCTCATTGGAAAATCAATATAGGATGCCAGAAGTTAATGCATTAACGGTACCATTATCTGAAGATGTCGGTGCTTTCAATGAATCCTATATTTTAGACGATAACATACGCATCAAAATCGATAAAGAGAATGAGATCTTAATTAAGGTTAAGAATTATTGGGAATACCTATCAAGAAATGATCTGCAGACCACATCATTTTTTGGAGACGGAAATGAAGAGACACGTATAACAAGGCAACAACAAGGACTATACTCTAAATTAAACGAAATAGACATTCAGTATAGCATAACAAATAAAAAGGACTTCTTGTCCACAGATATATACGCATCAGATTTTGATTATAGCTTAAATAACGATATTACAATAAATGAAAATCAGGGCATTTTTAAGTCAGACAGAGATAAGAGCATTCTATCTATGGAAGCCATTTACCAGCGCCAGTGGTCAGAAGCAAACGTAACTACAATTGAAGCTTCAGGCACATTATCTAATGGAGAGATTGGGTCTTTATCTGATGGAGATGGCACTTTGGGTTTTGATCAAAAAACGGGTTTTTCTAGTAATTTTCTGAATTTTAAAATAAGTCAACCCATTGTTAAAGATACCAGCTTCAAACTTGAATTAATCGGATCACATGATTCTGGTGTGTACGAAGCTACCGTATCAGACGAAAGACAGACAGAATCTGTAGCGAGGTCAGAAGTATCATCTTTTATTCGTTATGACCTTGGCCCTGTTAAACTCTCTTCAAGTGTTGGACTGAATTATTTTGATTCCAAGCTAGGAAGTAGTCAAAACAGCGATGCTCTGATCAATGGAAGCTTGACTGTTGATTATGTCAAATCTAATTTATTCCACAAATTGACAGGCTATCTAAATAGTTCATGGATTAATAACCAATTCAAAAATCCCTTAGCAATCAGAATTGACCCAACATCTCAATTCTTAAACAATCAAATAAATGAACCTTTTACGTCAAGCAATATTTCTTATTCATTAACCTTGCAATCTATTTTACATAGTTACTCTCTACAAGCAGGTTATTCATACAATAATAAAACGCTCGTCAACTTATTCTTGTTTGAACCTAATTTGTCAACAAATCAAACTATAATTTCAAATCAAGGAAATAGTTCTCTTTCAGCCACACTAACTACTAACAACTATTTACGTTTATTTAAAATAAATACGATTTTCAACAGCTTCATTTCTTTAAACA includes:
- a CDS encoding GLPGLI family protein, translated to MIKLRIMGIAYKGTIKIILVVFALFSTFNAVSQNSIEVIYLDILKDPSADGGATHAFNSKLLSNGKHSAFFHKSIDTMLLGTQSGVTEFPEGTKYHLRYLKDLDKNIIKYKKRSGKTISSIIDTVSFDFQFGKNKKTILGYECKQAVISWRGRYLELYYAPELNYSDGPFKFLGLPGLILLVEDPQGMVSMRAKSINKNYTGKIPTSLEKFQNPISYSEFVRKYDKFRVDLVNKMGAETPGTTFSLPYKEIEIIHPDHIE